From a single Lolium rigidum isolate FL_2022 chromosome 7, APGP_CSIRO_Lrig_0.1, whole genome shotgun sequence genomic region:
- the LOC124673485 gene encoding BTB/POZ and MATH domain-containing protein 1-like: MGTGRTSRGGPSTATPAGRPYPPISAPPHAPTPTSSPPPSETASTSVTKTVNGSHHFKIAGYSLAKGIGVGKYIASESFTVGGFEWAIYFYPDGKSAEDGAAYVSLFIALASEGTDVRALFELTLVDQSGKGQDKVHTHFGRSLEGGPYTLKYRGSMWGYKRFFKRSGLETSDYLKDDCLLVNCTVGVVQSHTEGPKIYRIPVPQSNMSQHIGHLLSSGKRTDITFEVDGEMFPAHKVVLAARSPVFRAQLFGPMKDKNMRCITIEDVEAPVFKVTLLLFCFILLNLHSFLSHLEVAAAVVLRDPLDVVLDSNPL; encoded by the exons ATGGGCACGGGCCGAACCAGCCGCGGCGGGCCCTCCACCGCCACCCCCGCAGGCCGGCCCTACCCGCCGATCTCCGCCCCACCGCACGCCCCCACCCCAACCTCCTCGCCACCCCCCTCCGAGACGGCCTCCACCTCCGTCACCAAGACCGTCAACGGCTCGCACCACTTCAAGATCGCGGGCTACTCGCTGGCCAAGGGGATCGGCGTCGGCAAGTACATCGCGTCCGAGTCCTTCACCGTCGGGGGGTTCGAGTGGGCCATCTACTTCTACCCCGACGGCAAGAGCGCCGAGGACGGCGCCGCATACGTCTCGCTCTTCATCGCGCTCGCGTCCGAGGGCACCGACGTGCGCGCGCTATTCGAGCTCACGCTCGTCGACCAGAGCGGCAAGGGCCAGGACAAGGTGCACACGCACTTTGGGAGGTCGCTCGAGGGTGGGCCCTACACCCTAAAGTACCGCGGAAGCATGTG GGGTTACAAACGTTTCTTCAAACGATCTGGCCTGGAAACATCAGATTATCTTAAAGATGATTGCCTTTTAGTGAACTGCACCGTTGGTGTTGTTCAATCACACACTGAAGGGCCAAAGATATACAGGATACCAGTGCCACAATCAAACATGTCTCAGCATATTGGGCATCTGCTGAGTAGTGGAAAGAGAACGGACATCACATTTGAAGTCGACGGGGAGATGTTTCCTGCTCACAAGGTGGTACTTGCGGCCCGATCGCCAGTTTTTAGGGCCCAGCTTTTTGGGCCCATGAAAGATAAAAACATGAGGTGCATAACAATTGAAGACGTGGAGGCTCCTGTCTTCAAGGTGACTctccttttattttgtttcattttgCTTAACTTACATTCCTTTCTGTCCCATCTA GAagtagccgccgccgtcgtccttcGTGATCCTCTGGATGTCGTCCTCGACAGCAACCCGCTGTAG